One Ostrea edulis chromosome 6, xbOstEdul1.1, whole genome shotgun sequence genomic window, ATGGCATCCATAAGAATGGCTTCATTCAGGAAAGATTTATTCCATATCTATTAAGAATTTGAATTCAAGTAGGATGCTCCAACAAGCGTGGAATTTGAAGAAAACCACGATCAAATGTATGGTTTGAGAGTGATGTTCTTGAAAAGTTCAATGATGAACAATGGTTAGATAATCTTAgaatgaagaaaaatatctttgtttttatATCTATAAAGATTAGTGAAAAGGTATTCCATCAAGAAAGACCGTGGAGGAACCTCTCAACGTAAAGGAGAAAGTGGCAATTTCTATATATTAGCTTCCATCTTCAAATTTGCTTTCCCTCACAAGAGTAAACAGATTTGCACATATCCCTGACTAGCTGTAAATATGCATACAGGAGTATTTGTGTGTAGAAGTGTGTTTTTACATGGAGATATGCTTAAGaagtatatttacatatacaatgtatatgcaaattatttaCACATCAGTAAAGTTCGTTGTATTAAGGAATTTTTATCCCTGTTGATCGGtgacaccagccgtgagccccCTATCTAGATAAGGTAAACGGTTGGTGTGTGGTATGTTGTTTGACGGCTTACGGGATTGtagccggtcgacaggggatgtttactcctcttgggcacataatcccacctctggtatacacAGGGATTATACTTGCACCactctctattttctatttcttataggatatattagattgatcactgttcttcaTACCGATATATAGATATCATATATAATGGAACATTGTTTCATGGACAGGGAAAATTGATCATTCAGTTTGTTATAGAATTAAGTTGATAGTTTACCGTTAAATATATCTTCTGTGACAAATCCGCATATCAATCGAACGTGGAATAATGTGTTGGTTCTTTTATTTCCAGTTTATTGGCAAACATCAAATAGACATTTGAATACAACGAATATTGTTGATAGATGTATGTCTTATATTCTGGACATGCCCGACTACTTTATTGTTAAATACAACATcctggaaaaataaaatatttgtttattatcATTACTATTACATTGATAACCAATGACATCTGTACATAATGATGACTACGATGTTTTAAGAACATTATAGCAGTATGTTTTGTGTCCTTCTTCAAACATCTAGTTTTTATGACATTTTACAGATCAGTAAGCCCTGTAGAAGTTTTATAATTCTAGTAATGACTTGATTTTTTCATAATGCAACAAAGAAGCaattaaatatgaaagcatATATTTCTTATGAATTAAGATGGAACTTACATCAATTAATTATCTTTATATGGTGACTAAAATTGTGTAAGTGTAACATTTCATGCACCACTTATCAGATTATGTCTTTGTAATAAGCATCTGTAATTCATCCACACAACCATATCATGtagtggtatacatgtattaccgtATCGGATGTTAGTCTATAGTCCATTGAACTTCAGTTAAAAAAGATTCACGTGGCACATGCACTTACATCCAATTTATTATTCATACGTCATCACCTTTGGATCACAATTTACACTAAATACATTGGCACACGTATCCATCAGGCTAGGTTCcttcataaaatgtaaaatatatttagaaatattcttaaataataaaataccaCACATGATTGTATTCTAGGAATTTGCTACAGCGAAGGTTCAGGTTCCAGGcacaaaatttccaaaaacataactttacatcAATCCCAGGAATCATCCATTAAATCCCCGGGGTATCCCACAAAGCATTACGAGAAAGACCCAGTCTACATATGGACCGTGATGGCCCCGGGAACCACGGAGGAGATCACTATCAATATATTAGACATGGATATTCATTACACTCCAGGATTCCCTTGTGGCGAGTATTTGAAGGTTTTCTTTTGTTTCCTACATTAGGAATTTAACGCAAATGAAATCTTGAATTTCCGTTTCTTATTGCTATTTATGTGAGGAAATGTACTTTGTTAATTGGAAAAACTGTATTTCGGTTTCCTGAATAACAGATACAAGACACAGATGATGAGGACTTCGCAATATTCAAGAAATGTTGGAAATTAAGGCATAAAACTGTTGTTACTACCGGAAACAAATTGAAGATAACGCTCTTTTCTAATTATGACGATCTTACAGGAAAAGgatttaatctaattttgaGAGGTATTATACTGAACTAAAATGTCTTGATAACAGATTATAAATAAACAACGAATCACTGTGTAAAAAACTGTCTATCTGGTAAAGGTTTACATAAATCTAAATCCCAAGCAAACATGCACTTCCGAGAAATCATCAAGATATAGTAATTGAAGTGATGAAGTTCGGCAGATAACATTATCAGTTTATCTACAAAATGACTGCTTCCTTTAATGTATTTGTAGTCACTAAAACTAAGCAAAGAACACAAACAACAACCAAAGGCATTCCAATAACTATTCCAGTTCCCATGACGTCACCAGCATCGGTGCAAACTACAACTAAACGTTTCGGTAATCTTTTGAATGCCTCTAAGATAGAAAATAATGTTTAGAATTTTCCATTTTAacgaaaaatatttaaagataaaacCTATGCCAGAATTTCACCAATAAAACAcggaatttcatttttgttctgTCTAAAACGTGGCATACCTGGTACTGGATTATGTGACATCATCATTTTCATTTCCTCGATTCATCAATTAAATAACAACATATAGTACAATGTAATGATAACGTCAgaacatttataaatatatttgcattatcaacaagaaatataaataatgatatgaGAGAATCAGATATTGATAAATGTGGATAAACGTGTACTCATAGTGATTTCTTTTCCTTCAATTTGTTATATTAAGTAGAATAGTTAACACGTAGTAGGATACAGACATATAAGATTATATTGATAGAAGAACTATCATTCCCTTAGTCATTTATGTTGTGAGCATTGTCAGCTGTGAAATATATTGCAGTGTTGGATTATCATAACAACCCAACGGGAAAACGATACAAGCTAATACGGTGTTTATTGAATTAAAGATTCATCATGCAATCAGTAGTAAAGAAAAGTACAAAACTATGATGCTAAACGAGTTTTGTTGGAATAAATTTCCGTGGAAAGTTAGACTTTCAAATCATTTAAATACGTACTTCCAGTGACGAATTTATGCAAATGTTCACTTAATAAATCGATTTTTGCAATTCTTATGTCTTTATCCGTACTCAAAGTTAAATAGTGAACCAATCTACAATGCGTTTGTGTCCTTCATCCTATCTAAAGTCACGAAAACAAAACGAACAATACCACGACCAACACCGAAAGACATTCTAACAACTACCTCAGTACTCGTGACGTCATCATCATCAGTGCAGACTATATCTAACCATTTAGGTAATCTTTCGAATGTCTCTAAGATAGATTGCAATGTCTAGAGTTTTCCATTGTGAAAggaaatgcttaaaaataaaattggtgGCAACAATTTCAATTATACAACCCGGAATTCTATTTTTGTTCCGTAAAGTAAAACTCATAAGGTACCAATATGTAACATGATCCACCTGGCACTGCATTATACGACATCATCATTTTCACTtcctcaatcaatcaattaaatatcaacaagtgacattaattccacatttaatAATCGTACTTATAATCTGATTTCCCTTTCATAAgatgaaatcattcaaaattacACTTCAggtttaaacacatttaatacccCGGTCAATGaaacgaatgaatatgagttaccataccgCTAATGGATTcctaaatttcacaaaaaccctaacaaacataaatacatagCACGATCCAGTAAATGTACTACCAAGCTCCTATACTTTGCTACATAAGAAAATGTTACGCGGGTAGATTAAAACAAGTTTGGAgaatgaaaggcaaagataacgtacagtgattgATTTCATAAATCCgtcaaggaatacaaaataaagatatagGAAAACATTAACCCCTagacacgccagaggtgggatcagacgcctaggaggagtaagcattccttctCGACCTGTCGCACTCGCTGTGAGTCCTGTATTAACTAGGTAAAGGTagtaatccttagtcaaaatcagtgtgctaacaacggcctgacaatcggtatgaaacacgtcaaacaacatttgacacaatgataggttataagggcaaactagatcattattaCGACAACAGAATTTGCGAATTGaagactttaaacgagattattgaaattcctgtaacattatcagtagcctgccttgatttaaaaactgagcaTACGCAGACCAAGCTCTTGctttttttaatcaattaaGACATAtgaataccatatgcaggtgataataatggaatactgctacataaatatgggatgttGACAATTTAGAAAGTGAAATCAttttgtttgtcataaagttgagttgttagtttgccgttagtatccattttcaataatgaATTTACGTAGTAATGAAGCAATATACCATTATCATCGGTGTATGGTgtgtatgtctctcaactgTTTCGATACGTCAGAACTCATTTTGTTTGGATGCGAACAGGCATTAAACCAAATTTCAACAAGTAAATTAATTCATCTTTACCAATCTGAAAATTGTTTCAAAAGGATTTTGGTAGTGTTACCTGTTCCCAAACTGTCAACTGAGTTGCATGAAAGCTACTTGAACATTTCATATTTTGGTTTTAAATTCAGGACGTTCTTCATCATCAACGGCCAGGGGATCACTGAAAACAAACGTGACAACTCTGACGACATCAATAACGACAACAGCAATGACAACAACGACAGCAAAGACGAAAACGTCGACGATATTACTGACGTTAACATCAGAAAAAACAATATCGCCAATGACACCCACAAACACTCTAACATTATCGACAGCAAATGCAGTCAATACTAATGCATCGTCAACACGAAATGCAACAACGGTAATCTCTACAACTGTTAGCACATCATTTCCTTCTGGAACATTGATATCAAGCCGTTCCACAGTGCATTCATCAGCCCAATCAATAACGAATTATACACCTAGTCAGTCTTTTACCCCTCTCCAAATGAATGGGACAACCATCATATACTCATCAGCCGGAGGTTCAACAACGGCAGTTCAAACTGGTAAGAGTGCTTCCAAGCTGTGGCTTTAAAGTACAGGTAACATGACAACAAAACTGAAATCGTAACTGATGTAACTACATCTAAACATTTAGGTAATCATTTGAATGTCTCTAAGATAAATTACAATGTCTAGTGATTTCCATGTTGAGGGGAAATGCTTAAGAATAACACTGGTGCCAAAATTTCAATAATACAACCCGGAATTCTATTTTTGTTCCCTCTGAATTGTCATCCAACTGGTACTAAATTATGCGACATTTTCATTTCCTCAGTTTATGAATTAAAGTTCAACAAGtgacattaattccacatttagtAATCGTACTTCTCCTTTGATTTCCTTTTCATAAGATGAACTCATTCAAAactatgcttcagttttaaacacatttaatatcccagtcattgaaacgaatgaatatgagttaccatacctataacGGATTCCTAAATTTCACAAAACCCCTAAACATAGATACATATGTAGCAAGATCTAGTAACCGTACTACCAAGTCTCAATATTTTGCTCCACACGCAAATATTacgcgggtacgttaaggcaggttatgatgtcgacagggaatgcttactcctcctaggcatcccacctctggtgtgtcaaggggtccgtgtttgtccaactctctgttttgtattgcttatgatgGTTAGGGGATTAATCACTATACGttctcttcacctttcattgaaaggcaaagataacgaacaatgatcaatctcatcaatttcacaaggaatacaaaataacgaTTTGGGAAAACGCGGACCTCTGGGCACACGAGATatgggatcagatgtctaggggtagtaagcattccctgtcgaccggttacacgtGACATGAACCTTATGTCTTAaccaggtaaatggagtaatctgccgtcaaaatcagtgccaagaacgacctgccaatcggtatgaaacacgtcaaacagcatttgacccaatgctaggttATATTGGAAAACtacatcattataacgactatagaatttgcgaaaacaCAAACGATTGAAAAacttacgataaattaaagacttgattttttgacataatagacagttgcttcttcaacaaaaatggtaAGCGcgaatattcatatctagtgatcagtcatccaaacaattactttgttaaacaccactctgattccacacacaagtactctgaagttgaaataaaaatatgctggcgctcctcattgacaatatcttcgtggtctttggtgatcaggtcgtCCAGCAGTCTTTTGGAATTACCATTGATACAAACTGTGCTCATTCGTTAGTTGACCAGTTTTcgtattcctatgaagcagaactcattcaaaaacatctacgtgagaagaaatgATATCTTGCTAtggctttcaattcgacatttagacatTGACGACGTATTATtgtgacccctgggtcgaggcctctgctggtggactgttagtccccgaggttctctacagcccagtagctaagtacttcgttactagcttgaaaatacggatgtatatctaattgctgttataaaatttataaattcatttcaaaattaagtattATATCCCTCAAGcttagctcttatccttagatgaatttgactccacttttttggcacactaattttccttataatagctctaaaacttcattgttatttcggacttcaaacatttcggttgagcatcactgaag contains:
- the LOC130046825 gene encoding uncharacterized protein LOC130046825, translating into MNPNMTWMTMIILMVNSFGICYSEGSGSRHKISKNITLHQSQESSIKSPGYPTKHYEKDPVYIWTVMAPGTTEEITINILDMDIHYTPGFPCGEYLKIQDTDDEDFAIFKKCWKLRHKTVVTTGNKLKITLFSNYDDLTGKGFNLILRVTKTKQRTQTTTKGIPITIPVPMTSPASVQTTTKRFGNLLNASKIENNV